One window of Suricata suricatta isolate VVHF042 chromosome 6, meerkat_22Aug2017_6uvM2_HiC, whole genome shotgun sequence genomic DNA carries:
- the EGFLAM gene encoding pikachurin isoform X2 → MRFKTTVKDGLFLWRGDSPMRPNSDFISLGLRDGALVFSYNLGSGVASIMVNGSFNDGRWHRVKAVRDGQSGKITVDDYGARTGKSPGMMRQLNINGALYVGGMKEIALHTNRQYMRGLVGCISHFTLSTDYHISLVEDAVDGKNINTCGAK, encoded by the exons ATGAGGTTTAAGACAACTGTCAAAGATGGCCTGTTCTTGTGGAGGGGAGACAGCCCCATGAGACCCAACAGTGACTTCATTTCCTTGGGCCTTCGAGACGGAGCCCTGGTGTTCAG CTATAACCTGGGCAGTGGTGTGGCATCCATCATGGTTAATGGCTCCTTCAATGACGGTCGATGGCACCGAGTCAAGGCTGTTAG GGATGGCCAGTCTGGAAAGATAACGGTGGATGACTACGGGGCCAGAACCGGCAAATCACCTGGCATGATGAGGCAGCTCAACATCAACGGAGCTCTGTATGTGG GTGGAATGAAGGAAATTGCTCTGCACACTAACAGGCAATACATGCGAGGCCTTGTGGGCTGTATTTCTCATTTTACCCTGTCCACTGATTACCACATCTCCCTCGTGGAAGACGCCGTGGATGGGAAAAACATCAACACTTGTGGAGCCAAGTAA